A DNA window from Daucus carota subsp. sativus chromosome 3, DH1 v3.0, whole genome shotgun sequence contains the following coding sequences:
- the LOC108214715 gene encoding G2/mitotic-specific cyclin S13-7, whose product MASRPAVLQQNREAAGGAVKPKNMAGGEVRNRRALGDIGNLVTVRGIDGKKQPIPQASRPVTRSFCAQLLANAQAVEKNKKQRAIVGDGALEVKHVTKAAVPKAVVHQKKVNVKPKTEDVTVISPDTEEEGKKVDKNLNKKATEGSSKEKKGQAFTSTLTARSKAACGLTKKPKVQIVDIDAADANNELAAVEYVEDMYKFYKLVENETMVFDYIHSQPEINEKMRAILVDWLIEVHNKFDLMPETLYLTINIIDRYLARKTVPRKELQLLGISSMLTASKYEEIWAPEVNDFTKISDNAYTSQQVLVMEKKILGGLEWNLTVPTPYVFLVRFIKASLPNEPAVENMTYFLAELGILNYATILYCPSMIAASAVYGARCTLNKTPFWNDTLTLHTGFSEPQLMECAKALVRFHSCAAENKLKAIHKKYSNAERGAVALLPPAKALLTVAAAAPH is encoded by the exons ATGGCTTCAAGACCTGCTGTTCTTCAACAAAACAGAG AGGCCGCTGGAGGAGCAGTAAAGCCTAAGAACATGGCAGGCGGAGAGGTGAGGAATCGTCGTGCACTTGGTGACATCGGAAATCTTGTAACTGTTCGAGGAATTGATGGAAAGAAGCAGCCAATCCCTCAAGCCTCTCGTCCTGTAACCAG GAGTTTCTGTGCCCAATTACTTGCTAATGCCCAAGCTGTTGAAAAGAACAAG AAGCAAAGGGCAATTGTTGGGGATGGGGCTCTCGAGGTCAAACACGTGACCAAAGCAGCAGTACCTAAGGCTGTTGTTCATCAAAAGAAGGTCAATGTAAAGCCGAAGACTGAAGATGTCACCGTAATTAGTCCAGACACCGAAGAGGAGGGCAAGAAAGTTGACAAGAATTTAAACAAGAAGGCCACAGAAGGGTCTTCGAAGGAGAAGAAAGGGCAGGCTTTTACATCAACACTCACAGCAAGGAGCAAG GCTGCTTGCGgattaaccaaaaaacccaagGTGCAAATTGTTGATATTGATGCCGCTGATGCCAACAATGAGTTGGCAGCAGTTGAGTATGTGGAGGACATGTACAAGTTCTACAAACTTGTTGAG AATGAGACCATGGTTTTCGACTACATACATTCACAGCCTGAAATTAATGAGAAAATGAGAGCAATTCTTGTGGACTGGCTGATTGAAGTTCACAACAAATTTGATTTGATGCCAGAGACCCTTTACCTCACAATCAACATAATTGATCGCTATCTGGCAAGGAAGACGGTGCCAAGGAAGGAACTGCAGTTATTGGGCATTAGTTCAATGCTCACAGCCTCAAAATATGAAGAGATATGGGCACCTGAAGTGAATGACTTCACAAAAATCTCAGACAATGCCTACACTAGTCAACAAGTGCTTGTTATGGAGAAGAAAATTCTCGGTGGGCTGGAATGGAATCTGACTGTCCCCACTCCTTATGTGTTCCTCGTTCGCTTCATCAAGGCCTCCCTTCCCAATGAACCTGCT GTGGAGAATATGACATATTTCTTGGCTGAACTGGGAATACTGAATTATGCGACGATTCTGTACTGTCCATCGATGATTGCAGCCTCTGCTGTTTACGGGGCACGTTGCactctcaacaagactcctttcTGGAATGATACACTCACATTGCATACCGGCTTCTCAGAGCCACAGCTAAT GGAATGTGCCAAAGCACTTGTAAGGTTCCACTCATGTGCAGCAGAGAATAAGCTGAAAgcgattcacaaaaagtactcGAATGCTGAGCGAGGAGCTGTCGCGCTGCTTCCACCGGCCAAGGCTCTCTTGACTGTTGCTGCTGCGGCGCCACACTAG
- the LOC108214716 gene encoding probable mediator of RNA polymerase II transcription subunit 26b, giving the protein MAGFEPGNNLEKWRSYFRTCSGSDIFDIIENGILVAATDCPQEFKARRDRIAETLFSSKLTKCVGCDRVDLSVASEDRKVDEGSKESKVESFSDDRNGGMNVNKFENDYSYRDAEALTDELEEESRRFGEVLRIKDILENHNEATSLVFESLQRLELMPLSVEVLQVTEIGKAVKAVRKHPSTDIRNLANKLLRVWIALVDEWVETRKTIAGDLEGGTPESMNPSIVDEDERLPTPPYEDLAFFATHDSSMEFSQFFDGLEDELNPQNCEELNKNTESGRKARVERNNISKPRQQPLGGSGATPKFKKEELNKKDAEALMNKQATLVKPNKPPIVKSGFDRPAKPSLENKVLSEIKLQRKSDLTSQRPPIPKQKETKSSDEDKLEATKRKLQERYQEAQNAKRQRTIQVMELHDLPKQGLGHRNPHVRPGNRNGSHNRHGTIRRR; this is encoded by the exons ATGGCTGGTTTTGAACCTGGGAACAATCTTGAGAAGTGGAGGAGTTATTTCAGGACTTGTAGTGGTTctgatatatttgatataattgaaAATGGGATTTTGGTTGCTGCTACTGATTGTCCACAGGAATTTAAGGCTAGAAGAGATCGAATTGCTGAGACTTTGTTCTCATCTAAATTGACTAAGTGTGTTGGTTGTGATCGTGTTGATTTGAGTGTGGCAAGTGAGGATAGGAAGGTGGATGAAGGCTCTAAAGAAAGCAAGGTGGAGAGTTTTAGTGATGATCGGAATGGTGGGATGAATGTGAACAAGTTTGAAAACGATTATAGCTATAGGGATGCTGAGGCTTTGACAGATGAGCTTGAAGAGGAATCTCGAAGATTTGGGGAGGTTTTGAGGATCAAAGATATTTTAGAGAACCATAATGAG GCTACTTCGTTAGTGTTTGAGTCACTGCAGAGGCTTGAATTGATGCCTTTGTCTGTAGAAGTTCTGCAG GTAACTGAGATTGGAAAGGCAGTTAAAGCTGTTCGTAAGCATCCCTCAACAGATATACGGAATCTTGCTAATAAACTCCTCAG GGTATGGATAGCATTGGTAGATGAATGGGTGGAGACGAGAAAAACTATTGCAG GTGATTTAGAAGGTGGTACGCCAGAGTCTATGAATCCATCAATTGTTGATGAAGACGAAAGGCTCCCAACACCCCCGTATGAAGATTTAGCATTCTTTGCTACTCATGATTCATCAATGGAGTTTTCTCAG TTCTTCGATGGCTTGGAAGATGAACTAA ATCCTCAAAACTGTGAGGAACTTAACAAAAACACTGAAAGTGGTAGAAAGGCACGGGTGGAGAGAAATAACATTTCAAAGCCGAGACAGCAGCCTCTTGGTGGTTCTGGTGCCACTCCAAAGTTCAAAAAGGAAGAGCTTAATAAGAAGGACGCCGAAGCACTAATGAATAAACAAGCAACACTAGTAAAACCAAATAAGCCCCCCATCGTTAAATCTGGATTTGATAGACCTGCAAAACCGAGTTTGGAAAACAAGGTTCTTTCTGAGATAAAGTTGCAGAGAAAATCAGACTTAACAAGCCAAAGGCCACCCATACCTAAACAGAAG GAAACAAAGTCTTCAGATGAGGATAAACTTGAAGCAACAAAGAGGAAACTCCAGGAAAGATACCAAGAAGCTCAGAACG CCAAGAGACAGCGGACAATACAAGTTATGGAATTGCATGATCTTCCTAAGCAGGGACTTGGTCACAGGAATCCTCATGTGAGACCAGGAAACCGCAATGGCAGCCATAACAGGCATGGGACAATTAGACGTCGCTAG
- the LOC108212083 gene encoding putative SWI/SNF-related matrix-associated actin-dependent regulator of chromatin subfamily A member 3-like 1 gives MQLLWLRSIQKVDGMIEIVVSRYFIIEVVLGTLVKLDLARSSSVTAQSCILKTLRRGRRCCPLCRHDLSESDIFSAPTEKSNAEMASSGKSSKITALLKLLSEARDQDPTAKSVVFSQFRKMLTLLEEPLKTAGFNVLRLDGSMNATKRAQVIKDFGEPAPNGRPMVLLASLSGVDLAAANRVYLLEPWWNPEVDEQAINRVHQIGQTKEVTVVRIVARNSIEERMLALQDQ, from the exons ATGCAATTGCTATGGTTGAGATCCATTCAAAAAGTAGATGGGATGATTGAAATTGTTGTTTCCAG GTATTTTATCATCGAGGTTGTTCTTGGTACCTTAGTAAAATTGGATTTGGCGAGGTCTTCATCGGTTACGGCGCAA TCCTGCATCCTGAAGACTCTGAGACGCGGCAGACGCTGCTGCCCTCTTTGCCGGCATGATCTGTCGGAGTCTGATATTTTCTCAGCTCCAACAGAAAAAAGTAATGCCGAAATGGCCTCTTCCGGTAAATCATCGAAGATAACTGCTCTCTTGAAACTTCTGTCAGAAGCACGGGATCAGGACCCCACAGCAAAGTCTGTTGTCTTCTCACAGTTCAGGAAGATGCTGACATTACTTGAAGAGCCTCTGAAGACTGCTGGCTTCAACGTATTGCGTTTGGATGGATCGATGAACGCAACAAAGAGGGCTCAAGTCATCAAAGATTTCGGTGAGCCAGCTCCTAATGGTCGTCCCATGGTTTTGCTTGCCAGTCTAAGCGGAGTTGACCTCGCTGCTGCTAATAGGGTGTACCTCCTGGAACCATGGTGGAATCCAGAAGTTGATGAACAAGCAATAAACAGAGTACACCAGATAGGGCAAACGAAAGAGGTGACTGTTGTACGAATCGTTGCCCGAAACAGCATCGAGGAGCGGATGTTGGCTCTCCAGGATCAGTAG
- the LOC108211892 gene encoding putative SWI/SNF-related matrix-associated actin-dependent regulator of chromatin subfamily A member 3-like 1 — protein MVKTESWAGMPPFWVEQCDGSFVNEVMNVGVAHRPRALRGGILGDDSGMGKTLTLLSLVALDKCSYDGGSGSASGSGSGSDVVDDGKEEFAIYQGKDPKRARGSKAVDRMRKRQRVVGELSNDGNALIDLVASRTTLVVSSTSVFSTWKEQLKKHTKPGKLSVYLYYKQRTDDPMELIKYDLVLTTYSLLASELESGSPVFQVPWWRVILDEAHLIKHFTPTQASAVLRLNARRRCLVTGTPIQNTTIDLYSLMSFLKYNPFTDKHSRKKTLLKPVDTSEVTRLEAVMEAICLRRTKEQNILGLPQKIMKICSVDLSAEERERYDQMEVEAKTAVQDYISTGSQNPLYSRAWHSSSTPPDMYSSGPMP, from the exons ATGGTGAAGACAGAGAGTTGGGCTGGGATGCCACCTTTTTGGGTGGAGCAGTGTGATGGGAGTTTTGTtaatgaggttatgaatgttGGGGTGGCGCATAGGCCGAGGGCTTTGCGTGGGGGGATTTTGGGGGATGATTCGGGGATGGGGAAGACCTTGACTCTTCTTTCTTTGGTTGCGTTGGATAAGTGTAGTTATGATGGTGGTAGTGGTAGTGCTAGTGGTAGTGGTTCGGGGAGTGATGTGGTGGATGATGGTAAGGAGGAATTTGCTATTTATCAAGGTAAGGATCCAAAGAGGGCGAGAGGGAGTAAAGCGGTGGATAGAATGAGGAAAAGGCAGAGAGTTGTAGGAGAGCTAAGTAATGATGGAAATGCGTTGATTGATCTTGTGGCTTCCAGGACAACATTGGTTGTGTCCTCGACTTCTGTGTTTTCGACGTGGAAAGAGCAATTGAAAAAGCACACGAAGCCGGGGAAGTTAAGTGTTTACCTGTATTATAAACAGAGGACTGATGACCCAATGGAGCTTATAAAGTATGATTTGGTACTCACCACATACTCTTTATTGGCGTCTGAACTGGAATCGGGATCACCAGTATTCCAAGTACCTTGGTGGAGGGTGATTTTGGATGAAGCACATCTGATTAAGCACTTCACTCCTACACAAGCCTCTGCTGTACTTAGGTTAAATGCTAGACGGAGGTGTCTGGTCACTGGAACTCCCATACAAAACACTACAATTGACTTGTATTCTCTCATGtcctttttgaaatataatccATTTACAGACAAACACTCCAGGAAAAAGACGCTGCTAAAGCCAGTGGACACTAGTGAGGTCACTCGGTTAGAG GCTGTAATGGAAGCCATCTGCTTGAGGAGGACAAAAGAGCAGAACATACTCGGATTGCctcaaaaaattatgaaaatatgttCTGTCGATCTTTCTGCCGAGGAAAGGGAGCGTTATGATCAGATGGAAGTGGAGGCTAAGACTGCCGTTCAGGATTACATCTCCACAGGCAGTCAGAATCCACTATATAGCCGTGCTTGGCATAGTTCTTCGACTCCGCCAGACATGTACTCATCTGGACCTATGCCCTAA